The Heterodontus francisci isolate sHetFra1 unplaced genomic scaffold, sHetFra1.hap1 HAP1_SCAFFOLD_51_1, whole genome shotgun sequence genomic sequence agactaagtgttgcaacttgtgcggtgcagcaggccatctctacaagacctgccccaaacgttgcctcagctatgctcaggcggcaaggtccaaggaaaggccgggagaaggttcgacgaaggcgtccgctgttcgaaaggagaccagcaaccttcttcgcagtgaggaacttcaacctgagaaggaagaggaggcagctgaaaccaacgacccagcacctacccagcgcccggaaacccctcctccacagacagaatcaatggaggaggaggcagcagatggacaaacaggtcagtggcaagtggtccagaggaaaaccacaaagaaaaaacatcccaaagccaccacccaaaccagtggcaagaggaggctctcttctgaatcagactgcaacaactcctcttcgctggacggggaaatgctggaacgacagccccttcaaaagaggcggcagaattccgagatggatgataaggcatcccagcccccgggcactggaagctgtgatgggcccggtgtgccccaaccccaatgcctcacacgtaacgacgtggccaacgcatctcagctccgggacagcgggagcaaagacacgtctggcgctgtgatgttttcgaggaggaacagatggaagcagctgaggacaacccaatgctctctgcctacaagaccccccccccgatgtcacccgagcggcacaaaccctgcatgaaaaatcaggaggggtttctgagcccaaccaacgtgaaactgcttgcgcacacgatgggtatgcaggaacatcccgaaggactgggaccagcgaggacaaatggtatgggaagcaacaactaatttttagtaaagaatgggtgtaagaattgcttccattaatgtgcgtagcattaaatctactacgcgatgtgtttcaaccttggattaccttgccaaggtcaaagctgacctactgttactgcaggagtgtggaataccacacctcagcacctacaggcagtggtcgcgatggtggtcccacgggccatcgatctggtcggggggtaatgactgccgctcctccggcctgggtattctgctgtggggaggtaacttcaccatctccgaagttaaggaagtGGTGggaggccgcctcctcgtagcagacgtgatgtacaacaacgctccgctccggttgataaaCGTGTCCGCCCCGGGACAACgctgcgagcggctgaccgtcttccagcagctcccactgctgctggcgacgtccaggccggtcatcctaggcggtgacttcaactgcttcatcgatgcggctggacgatccggcagtgacgacagcaaactggacgctccgTCCAGATTccgagtagaaacagttaaggatgccaaactgcacgacgtcttcagcaaacctgcagacggagcgcagcgcagatacacatggtcaagatcggacgggtctgcccgttccaggattgacttcctgtttgtgtcccgtgctgtcacggtcggagccaccgacgtcaagccggtgttcttctccgaccactgcctctttctggccgactgtcacttacaggacgaccagcgggttggcagagggacgtggaagctcaatgcgacactgctgaccccagagaacgttgaggaactcaaaagggattacaatggttggaggaccgtgaaacccctctttgagtctccagttcagtggtgggaagcgattaaggagaacatcaagaggttcttcatccacaaaggtgttcagaaggcgagagagagacagagggaactgtcccgactccagaaaattatgcaaaatctactccggttgcagtcaatggcggtcgaggtcaaggaggacctccaagaggtgaagagccagcaggcctcgctctttgccaaggaggcctccaagatcatcttccggtccagagtccgctccatcgagcaggatgagacgtgctcgcgttacttcttccaaaaggtacacagagagagctctgttatcagcagcctgaaggaagaagatggttcggtaacgtcttcgcagtccgacatactaaggatcagcaaatccttttatgctgggctgtatgacgcgaagcccacagacagcagagcctcccagtccttcctgtcatctatcacagtggtcctagatgacagcaggagggagagactggacaagccgctaactctggacgagctgacaaaggccgtcgagtctttcgagacgagtaaaatccccgggagcgacggcttaccggtcgagttgtactcggccctgtgggactgggtcggcccggacctgctggaagtatacgagagtatgctcctggccggcagcatgtcagagaccatgagaaaaggcatcatcaccctcatttacaagcagaaggaggagagggcagaaatcagaaattggcggcccatctcactgcttaatgttgattacaagattctgtccaaagtcatcgccagtcgagtcaagtctgctctggagttggtgattcaccccgatcagacctgtactgtacccgggaggaagatctctgatagcctcgcgctactcagggatacgatcgcctacgtacgggacaggagggttgacacctgcctcatcagcctggaccaggagaaggcttttgacaggatatcgtacaccgacatgatggacgtgctttccaaaatggggtttggggagggaatctgcaattggatccaactgctctacacaaacatcagtagcgcagtgtcaatcaacgggtgggaatcggaaagtttcccgatcaaatctggagtcagacagggttgtcctctctcccctgtcttgtttatttgctgtattgaaccctttgctgagtctattaggaaggatgcgagcataagaggggtgacaatcccaggcagcggaggcactcaggtcaaaacctccctggacatggatgacgtcgccatcttctgctcggatccgctgtccgcgcggactgatgagcatctgtgaccagttcgaactggcctcgggagccaaagttaaccacggcaagagcgaggccatgttctttggcaactgggctgaccgatcctttgtccccttcaccgtcaggtcagactacctgaaggtgctggggatatggttcggaagggccggggcgtgcaccaaaacctgggaggagcgaggagccaaggtacgacaaaagttgggcatgtgggggcagcgatctctctccattgtgggtaagaacctggtcatcaggtgcgaggcgctcacgttgttgctctacgtggcgcaggtctggcccataccccactcctgcgccgtggcagtcacccgagccattttccgcttcgtctggggatctaaaatggaccgggtccggagggacacgatgttcaaatctctggacatgggcgggaaaaatgtacccaacatcgccctcatcctgatgaccaccttcgtgtgcggctgcatcaagctatgtgtagatccccagtacgcaaactccaagtgtcactacgtgctgaggttctatctgtccccggtgttgcgaaggatgggcctggtcacattgccgcggaacgctccgtgcagttgggcggcgccgtaccagctatccttcgtggagcaatttctgcggaaaaacacctttgaccaccggtccatcaggcagtggtctgcacggaatgtcctcaaggccctacgggaaaaggaaatggtggatcctgtcggatggttccccgagcagaccgtcaaagtcatttggcggaatgcctcatcaccagaactttcaaacaagcaccaagacgtagcttggctggtggtgagaagggccctccccgtcagatccttcatgcacacccgaagtctcgccccctccgcacagtgcccccgcgttggctgtggtggggaagagacggtcgcccacctcctcctggaatgtgcctttgcaaagcaggtgtggaaagagatgcagtggtttttgtcaaggttcatcccaagcagctctgtaacacaggagtctgtgctctacgggctgttcccagggatgcacaccgagccaagcatcaactgctgctggaggactatcaattcggtgaaagacgccctttggtctgcccgaaacttgctggtcttccagcgcaaagagttgtccaccaccgaatgttgcagactggcacattccaaggtccaggactacgtgctgagggacgcactgaagcttggggcagccgcagcaaaggctcaatggggaaagaccacagtgtaaggttcccccaccaagctggactgaggggctggaaccatgggaaacccctcgaactgtatcgggaaaattttcatttgctgtaaatgtaaaaatgtaattggcatgacaaatgtgcaatggaagggttgtgaagcaactcatgattgtattgaaggaaactgatctcccttgcaatgtttgtattttttggtgctgtttgaaactgtttggcaatgtatttttaacagatttttatgaataaagtatattttggaaataaaaaagagaagaaagcagctcctaagaaaggcgccaagaaaaccttaaataaaccgtcaacaaagggcggcaagaagcggaggaaggagagttactccatctacatctacaaagtgatgaagcaggttcatcccgacaccggcatctcctccaaggccatgagcattatgaactcgtttgtgaacgatgttttcgagcgcatcgcgggtgaggcttcccgcctggcccattacaacaaccatCAGCTCTGGGTGATCCAGactgccgtgcgcctgctgctgcccggggagctggccaagcacgccgtgtcggaagggacaaaggcggtgaccaagtacaccagctccaagtaaaactgcacaatggactgaaaaacatcccaaacacaacggctcttttaagagccaccgacaatctctgaaaaa encodes the following:
- the LOC137365667 gene encoding histone H2B 7-like — protein: MYNNAPLRLINVSAPGQRCERLTVFQQLPLLLATSRPVILGGDFNCFIDAAGRSGSDDSKLDAPSRFRGAKKTLNKPSTKGGKKRRKESYSIYIYKVMKQVHPDTGISSKAMSIMNSFVNDVFERIAGEASRLAHYNNHQLWVIQTAVRLLLPGELAKHAVSEGTKAVTKYTSSK